The genomic window GCGCTGTCCAAGTGTGCCAAGAGTGGTCTGCCGTTCGATCTGATGGACACGACTTTCTTCCTGTCGCGCGAGAACGTGGTGGCCGACAAACGCCGCCCGGGCATGGCGTTGTGGCGTGATCGCCTGTTTGCCTTTATGTCGCGCAATGCACTGCCGGCGACGGCGTTCTTCCAGATTCCGGGCAATCGCCTGATCGAATTGGGCACGCAGGTAGAAATCTGACCGAGGCTGACAGGTTGGGGTGAGCGTGAGCACACCCCAACGGCGCCATGTCAGGGTTTGCTGGCCCGCATTCCAACCTACCTGCGACTGCCGTACTCCGCCATAATCCCCGCATGACCGATCACCGCATCATCACCGCTAACGCCCAGATGGATGACGACGCCCTGGAAGCGTCGATCCGTCCCAAGCGGCTGGCCGAGTACCTGGGCCAACAGGCGGTGCGCGAGCAGTTGTCGATTTATATCGAAGCGGCCAAGAAGCGCGGCGGTGCGTTGGATCATGTGCTGATCTTCGGTCCGCCCGGCTTGGGTAAGACCACGCTGAGCCATGTCATCGCCAATGAGCTGGGCGTCAATGTGCGTTCCACATCCGGTCCGGTGCTGGAGCGCGCGGGTGATCTGGCGGCCCTGCTGACCAATCTCGAAGCGCACGATGTGCTGTTCGTCGACGAGATCCATCGCCTGTCGCCGGTGGTGGAAGAAGTGCTCTATCCGGCGATGGAAGATTTCCAGATCGACATCATGATCGGCGAAGGGCCGGCTGCGCGTTCGATCAAGCTCGACCTGCCGCCTTTCACCCTGATTGGCGCGACCACGCGTGCGGGCCTGCTCACCGCGCCATTGCGCGATCGCTTCGGCATCGTGCAACGCCTGGAGTTCTATTCGCCCGACGAGCTGACTGCGATCGTGCGCCGCTCAGCGCGTATTCTCGGCATTGCCTGCGAAGTCGAAGGTGCGACGGAAATTGCGCGCCGTGCGCGCGGTACGCCACGTATCGCCAACCGCCTGCTGCGCCGAGTGCGCGATTACGCCGAAGTGCGTGCGGGTGGGCGCATCACGCGTCAGGTGGCACAGTCGGCGATGGACATGCTCAAGGTCGACGCCGAAGGTTTTGACGAACTGGATCGTCGCTTGCTGACGATCATCATTGAAAATTTTGACGGCGGTCCGGTCGGCGTCGAGTCACTGGCTGCCGCGCTCAGCGAAGATCGCGGCACCCTGGAAGACGTCGTCGAACCCTATCTGATCCAGCAGGGTTTTCTGATACGAACCGCGCGCGGGCGCATGGCCAGTGCGAAGGGATGGCGGCATCTGGGCCTCACGCCCCCGCCGCGTCAGCCCCAGGCCGGAGACTTGTTCAGTGCGGATGGCCAAGATGTCTGAAGCAACGCTTTTCGACTGGCCGGTTCGCGTCTACTGGGAAGATACCGACGCCGGTGGCGTGGTTTACCATGCCAGCTACCTGCGTTTCCTGGAACGCGCCCGCACCGAGTGGTTGCGCAAGCTCGGCGTGGATCAGTTGGCCTTGAAGGAAAACACCGGACTGGGCTTCATGGTGCACCGGATGGAGATTGATTTCCTCCGGCCAGCCCTGCTGGACGATGAACTAACGGTGACCGTGGCCGTCAAAGAACGGCGTTCAGCCAGTATCCTTTTCACGCAGAGTATTACCCGGGCGGATGGAACCGCATTGATCCAGGCGCAGGTTCGAGCAGCATGCGTGGATCTGAAACGGATGCGGCCCGCCCCGATCCCGGTTGATATTGCCGACCGGATCGCTCAAGCCTGATCCCCAGCCGGTCCGACCCAAACATCAAACATATAGACATGCCCATGTGGTGGAGAACCCCCAAGCCATGAACAGTGGATTGAACATTTTCAAGCTGCTCGCAGAAGCGAGCTTGCCTGTGCAGCTGGTGATGATGGTGCTGCTGCTGTTCTCCTTCCTGTCCTGGGTGATCATCATCCGCAAGTACGCGCAGCTGAAGGCGGCGATGCAAGACGCCGAATCCTTCGAGGAGCGTTTCTGGTCCGGCGCGGACCTTGCCCAGTTGTTCCGCGAAGTCAGCAACAACGGCGGCGACAACGGCGGGATGGAAAACATCTTCGAATCGGGTTTCCGTGAGTTCGTGCGCCAGCGCCAGCGCCGCGCTACCGACATGCGCACGGTGATCGAAGGCTCCGAGCGCGCGATGCGCGTGGCAGGGACCAAGGAAATCGGTGCGCTGGAACGCAATCTGGAATTCCTGGCCAACGTCGGTTCGATCAGTCCGTATGTGGGCCTGTTCGGTACCGTGTGGGGCATCATGGGTGCCTTCCAGGGGCTGGGTGAAATGAAGGATGTGACCATTGCCGTGGTCGCGCCGCATATTTCCGAAGCACTGATCGCCACGGCGATGGGTCTGTTCGCCGCGATTCCGGCGGTGTGGGCCTACAACCGCTACGCCAACAAAGTGGAGCGCGTGGCTTCGCGCTACGAAGTGTTCCAGGAAGAATTCTCTTCTGTGCTGCAGCGGCAGATCCAGATCGACGACACGAACTGATCGAGGACGCCACCATGCGCAACGCCGCGCGTCATAAGCGCTTGAAACTGAAATCCGAGATCAACGTCGTTCCCTACATCGACGTGATGCTGGTGCTGTTGATCATCTTCATGGTGACCGCGCCCATGCTCAACGCCAACGTCGACGTGAACCTGCCGCAGGCCGATGCCAAGTCGCTGCAGGACAAGAAGGAACCGGTGATCGTCTCGGTGGACAGCCAGGGCCAGATGTATCTCACCCTGGGGACCAGCAAGAAAGAACCGATCGACGCCAATGCCTTGAAGGTCAAGGTCGGTGCTTTCGTGCAACAGAATCCGGATGTCAGTGTGCTGGTCGCGGGTGATCGCGATGGCAAGTACGACGGCGTCTACCAAGTACTGGCCTTGTTGCAGCAGGCCGGCGTCGCCAAGGTCGGCTTGATGAGTGCGCCGGAGTCGGGCAGCCCGAATGGACGACCGTAACAAGAGTCTGCTTTCATGCTCCAAGCCCCCCGCGTTGCCCCTGAGCGGTCGCCAGGTGGCAGTGCGTGGCGCAGCGCTTGACTGGCTGTCAAGCCAAGCCGCGCGCTGGCGCATGGCGGTCGCTCAGGGGCAACCCTCTGGGCCGGGTCTGTTTGCCCACAATGCTGCGTCATCACTCAGTTACGTATCGACATACGCGCCCTCGTTCTTCCTTGCCTTGCGTGCAAACAGCTTCCGGCGCGGGGTGTTTGGAGCATGAAAGCAGACTCTAAAGGAACACCGCTTGCGGTTGTTCTCTCGGCCATCCTGCATCTGGGTATTGTCGCCTTCTTGTTCCTGGCGATGCTGCCGTGCACGAGTTATGAAAAATTCCTCAGTGCGTTGGGCCTGCCCAATCCCATTACCTGTACGCCGCCGCCACTGCAGCTGTCGGGACCACCGATCGAGGCCACCTTGATCGGCAATACCGGCGCGCCGCCGCCCAAGGCCGTAAAGGTCAAGCCGATCCCAAACACCGTGCCCCCGCCGCCGGCAGTGCCGCCTCCGACCCCGCCGCAGGTGCAGCCGCCGCCGAAGCCCAGCCAATTGCCCCCGCCGCCGGAACATCCGGATACGGTGGATCAGGAGCGCGTGGTGCAAGACGCCCTGCAAAAGGCCGAGGACGCCAAGAAGGAGCAGGAAGAGAAGGAGCGTCAGCGGCAGTCTGAGCTCGACGCCCAGGCGGCCAAGAAGAAGGCGGAGCAGGAAAAGGTGGATGAGCTGTTCAAGCAGCTCAACGACGCCTCCCAGCAGACGCAAAAGGCTGACACCAAGGCCAAGCAGGCGAAGCAGCAGTTGGCGGACCTGAAGAACGCACAGGACAATAGCCAGCCTGATCTACCCAATGCGGCCCAGCGGCAGACCGGCAACAATTCCAACAGCACGCTGCTGTCGCAATATCTGGCGTCGATTCAGAACGCCGTCACACAGAATTGGTTGCGGCCGGATAACATGCCGAACGCGCCGTGCGTGGTCCACATCGTGCAGCTTCCGGGCGGTCAGGTGATAAGCGCCAAGGCATCACCCACCTGTCCTTATGATGCAGCTGGCAAGAAATCCGTCGAAGACGCCGTGCTCCGCGCGCAACCGCTGCCCTACCAGGGCTTCGAAAGCGTGTTCCAGCGCGAAATTGATTTCACCTTCACCCCGCAGTGAGCAAGCCCATGCGCAGATCATCCCGATCATTACTTACCCTCATCCTGCTGCTCGTCGCAGGCCTGATCGCCGGTCCCGCCACCGCACAGACCTTGAACGTGCAGATCGTCGGCGGCGTCAAGACCGCTACGCCGGTTGCCGTGGTGCCGTTCGCCCAGCAAGGAGGCTCACCGCTACCGACCGATGTGGCCGACGTGATTCGCAACGATCTCAACCGTTGCGGCAAATTCCGCTCGCTGGCGGTGAGTGAGATCGTCGAGCAGCCAAGCCAGGGCTCGGACATCAAATTCGCCACCTGGCGTCTGCTCAAGCAGGACTACATCGTGATCGGCCGCATCAAGGATGCGGGCAACGGCATGGTGTCCGTCGAATACGAACTGTGGGACGTGAACCGCCAGCAGCGTCTGCTGGGCGCGGCCATGCCCCCGGCTTCGGTCAGCGATCTGCGTAGCGTGGCGCACCAGATTGCCGATGCCATCTTCCAGCAGGTCACCGGCATCCCCGGCGCGTTCTGGACCCGCATCGCTTACATCACCTCGGTGGGTACTGGCGCCAACCAGAACTATTCGTTGATCGTAGCCGACTCCGATGGCTACAACCCGCAGGTAGTGGCTCGCTCGCATGAAGCACTGCTGTCGCCCAAGTGGTCGCCCGATGGCAGTCGTATTGCTTACGTTTCGTTCGAAAGCGGCAACTCGGCCATCTATATCCAGAACATTTCCACCGGTGCGCGCCAGCTCATTTCCGGTCGCGGCAAGGGCATCAACAGCGCCCCGGCCTGGTCGCCGGATGGCAGCAAGCTCGCCCTGTCGCTGTCCTATACCGGCAATCCTGAGATCTATGTGATGGATCTGGGCAGCCGCCAGGAAACCCGTCTGACGCGCAGCCTGGCGATCAATACCGAGCCGGTGTGGGCACCTGATGGCCAGAGTATCTATTTCACGTCCGATCGTTCCGGTCGTCCGCAGATCTACCAGGTGTCGGCCGCTGGCGGTACGCCGACACGGGTCACCTTCCAGGGCCAGCAGAACCTGGATGCGGCGATCAGCTATGACGGCAAGCAGATGGCAATGGTGCAGGCCAGCGGGAACGTGTATCGTATCGCCATCGTGGACCAGACCCTTGGTGGGCAGGTGCGTTTCATTTCGCCCGGTCCGATTGACGAATCACCAAGCTTTGCACCGAACGCCAGCATGCTGATCTATGCCGCCACCGATGGAGCCCGGGACGTGTTGTACGCCGTTTCGGACGATGGCATGGTCAGGCAGCGGCTGATGCTTGCCGACGGCGATGTCCGCCAGCCGGCGTGGGGACCCTATCGCAAGAATTGAATTCCATCTGGCCGTCACCCATAGGGTGGTGGCCAGATACTCCAGGAGGGGCTCGGGACGCATCGACGTGTTCCGGCCACCGTGTAGTGTGGCTTCTAGCCTCGCTCCACAGCGGCCTTAAGCAGTACAATGCGTGGCCGTAAGTTGAAAGTGTAAGAAAAATAAATAAAACAGCCGGCCTACCGGCGATGACTGTCCCGTAACCGCAATCGTCATTGACTGTCGGAAATCAAACCCGTTTGAAGGAACGTCACCATGAATAAGACCGTTCGTATCGCCCTGGTCGCCCTGCTTTGCGTTGGCGCGGCGGCCTGCTCCAAGAAACAGGAAGTTAAGCCCCAGCCGACCACCGAAGCGCCGGCCACGGAAACCGCTGCTCCCCAGGGCACCGGCAAGTACACCCCGGCTGACCTCCAGACTGACGCTTGCCTGCGTCAGCGCGTTGTCTACTTCGACTTCGATAAGGACGAAGTGAAGCCGGAATTCGCGCAGATCATGCAGTGCCACGCCAAGTACCTGCAGGATCGCCCGACCGCTCAGATGCGTCTGGAAGGCAACACCGACGAGCGCGGTACGCGTGAATACAACCTCGGCCTCGGCGAGCGCCGCGGCAACGCCGTGTCCAGCGCTCTGCAGGCCAACGGTGGTTCGGCCAGCCAGATCAGCGTGATCAGCTACGGCAAAGAAAAGCCGGTGTGCCGCGAGCACAACGAGGATTGCTGGAGCAAGAATCGTCGTGTCGAGATCGTCTACACGGCTGAGTAATGGTGTTTCGGCTGGCTAATCGTTTCACGGCCGGTCTCAGCATGGCGGGCGCCTTGGCGTCCGCCATGCTGTTTATGGCGCCTGCAAAGGCTCAGGATTCTCCCATGAGCCTGGCCGACCGGGTTGCTCGGCTTGAGCAACAACAGCAGAACCAGGATCAATATCGAACCAACCTGCTCAACCAGCTTCAGCAAATGCAGTCGCAGATGCAGAACATGCAGGGGCAGATTGAAGAACTGCAGCATCAAGTGCAGCAGTTGCAAGACCAGAACAAGGCTCAGTACACCGATCTGGACAGCCGCGTTGGCCGTCTGGAAAAAACGGCTAGCGCCAATCCGGCACCTGCCGCCAGCAGCAATGGACCGGCCTCGTCGCCCGCCGCTGCCAGCACGGCTGCTGCCAATCCGGCGGCGCCAGCTGCGCCATCGGCTCCGGCCGAATCGGCTGCGGAAAAGTCTGCTGCACTCAACGCGTACAACGTTGCCTTCAAGTCCTTGAAGGGTGGCGATTACGTATCTTCTTCGCGCGGGTTCCGGGAATTCATCCAGAAATACCCGAACGACGCGCTGACTCCGAATGCTTTCTACTGGCTTGGCGAATCGTATTACGCGACGACCAATTACCAAGTCGCCGTGGAAGCCTTCAAGCATCTGCTGAATCAGTATCCACAGAGCGACAAGGCGCCCGATGCCACGCTCAAGCTCGGCTACAGCCAGTTGGAGATGAAACAGAACGATGCTGGCGTCGCCACGCTGAAATCGGTGGTCGCCAAGTATCCCAACTCCAACGCGGCCAAGCTGGCGCAAGAACGGCTGCGCAGACTGTCGCAGCAGCCATCGCGCTGAGGCGCAGGTCATGACGATGGTCAGTCAGGCAAACGTGGATGCCACCACGTCGGCTTCATCGACAGCCGAGCGTTTGCGCATCACCGAGATCTTTCATTCGATCCAGGGTGAGGCGGACGCCATTGGCTGGCGTACTGTATTTGTACGCCTGACCGGCTGCCCCTTGCGCTGCGTGTGGTGCGACACCGAGTACTCGTTCTACGGCGGCAACTGGCGCGATATCGACGACATCCTTGCCGAAGTCGCTGCACATGGCGCGAAACATGTCTGCATTACCGGGGGCGAGCCGTTGGCTCAGAAACGCTGCCTCCTTCTGCTAGAGAAACTTTGCGACGCAGGGTACGACGTGTCGCTGGAAACCTCCGGCGCTATCGATGTATCCACGGTCGATCCGCGCGTGCGCAAAGTGATGGACCTAAAAGCGCCGGACTCCGGCGAAAGCAAGCGCAATCTTTGGTCCAACCTCGATCATCTGCTGCCGCACGATCAGGTGAAGTTCGTCATTGCCAGCCGTGCCGATTACGAATGGGCGCGTGGTGTGGTGGCCGAGCACGCGATCGATCAACGCTGCATGGCGTTGTTTTCGCCCGTGCATGGTGCGGTGGAACCGCGTGCGCTGGCGGAGTGGATCATCGAGGACAAGTTGCCGGTGCGATTCCAGCTGCAGCTGCATAAGCTGTTGTGGAACGATGCACCGGGGCACTGAGCGCCTCTGGCCTTCGCCGGGAAGACGGTGAGGCAAGATCACTGCACAGGCTGTCTTTGATCGAAGGACGTCGGCGTCTAGCGTCTTTTGCTAGCCTCTCTCTAGTTCCATGCGTCCCGGCCTGTGCTGCCGACGGCGTTCCCCGGCCGGTGATCGGCCGTTTCATCTGTTGGATTACAACCATGTCAGCAACGCATTCCCGCAAGGCCGTCATCCTCGTTTCAGGAGGTATGGATTCGGCCGTTACCATCGCCATCGCCCGCGAACAGGGTTACCAAGTGCACGCCCTGAGCGTCGCTTATGGGCAACGCCATAGTTCGGAACTTGAAGCCGCCGCACGCGTAGCCAAGATGCTTGGTGCCGTCGAGCACAAGACCGTGCACGTCGATTTGCGCAGCATCGGCGGTTCGGCGCTGACGGCCGATATCGATGTGCCGGAGGAGGGTGGCGAAGGCATTCCGGTGACCTATGTGCCGGCCCGCAACACCATCATGCTGTCGATCGCATTGGGCTGGGCCGAAGTACTGGGTTCCACGGATATCTGGTGCGGCGTGAACGCGGTGGACTACTCGGGCTATCCCGATTGCCGTCCGGCCTTTGTCGAGGCCTATGAGCACCTTGCCAACGTGGCGACCAAGGCTGGTGTGGAGGGCGCAGGCATCCGTATCCATGCGCCGCTGATGGCCATGAGCAAGGCCGATATCGCCCGGGAAGGGCAGCGCCTCGGGGTCGATTTCGCGGCCACGGTGAGCTGCTACCAAGCCGACGCCGAAGGCCGAGCCTGCGGCCATTGCGACGCCTGCCGCCTGCGCGCTGATGGATTTCACAAGGCAGGACTGCCCGATCCCACCCGATATGCCTGATTGGCTTGTGCCGCGAGCGTCCAGGTCATAAAATTGCGGGCTAACTTTTTGCGGGCCGTTAGCTCAGTCGGTAGAGCAGTAGACTTTTAATCTATTGGTCGACAGTTCGAATCTGTCACGGCCCACCAATTGCATCAGGGACTTACAGTTATGTAAGTCCCTTTTTTTGTGGGTCAGAGGTGAGCGTGGTGACTTCCGCGCCACACAAGCGGCACAGATATGCAATATCGCAGCCCAACGACAGGGTGGCAGTTCCTCTTGCCTGCGGCTTGAGTTCATTGCCCCTGGCAGCGAGCTGGATAAGGATGGTCATGGCTGGTGGCGACGCGGTTTGGCCGCCACTCGAATCCGCAGAATTATTGCTCCACGAGTTCCACACGGCGATTTTTCGTCTTGCCATCATCGGTCGTGTTGCTTGCTATGGGCGCAAAAGAAGCCAATCCTTTGGCAGACATCTGGCTTGGCGCAATGCCTAGCGCCTGCAACGCTTTGACGACCGACTCTGCGCGCTGTGTGGAAAGCGCGAGGTTGTGCTCCAGGGTGCCGGTATTGTCGGTATGGCCGACGATATACACCTTGAGAGTCGGGCGGGACTTCATCAATGCCGCCATTTGCTGCAGCGTCGGCGTGGAGTCGGCACTGAGTACGGCACTGTCCGTACCGAAATGGATGCCGTAGAGCGCGATATGCCCTTGCTGCGATAGTCCTTGTGCCATGGCCTTGGCGTCGACAGTCACCTCTCCGGCGGCCATGGCCTTGCCTTCGCAGATTTGCAGGTAGATGCCGGCCGGCTTGCCTTCATTGCCGTTGATGAAAAGGACGACATCGACGGGACCTTCCGGTCGATCAAGCCGGGCTGACTCGACAAACACGGGACCGCCATTGGACCACAGCGTGTCGATCATGGTGTTTTCGTCGGCGGTGTTTGGACTGAGGCTGTGCACCAGCGCTTCGGGCATCAAAGCCGCAGACATGGCAGCTCCATTACCACATCCGGAATTACCGGACGTGCTGTTGCACATGTAACGCTTCTGGAAACCGGCATGCTGCAGTGCTTGCTCGAAATTGCTGGCGATCTCAAACACCGACTTGCCGGCCGGCGCGGCATAAGCGATGCGGGTGATATGGCCTTGCGCAGTTTCAGATTTACCAAAAGCGCCATTATCGAAAGGCGCCAGGGGGACGGTAAGTGAATCAAAGTCGACCGCCTTGTAGCCCACGATCACCGAGCCTGCGAAGCGTGAAACGATGGGATTATCGTGTGCCCCGGCCAAATCGTGTTGCGGAGCGTCGGCGATGACAGCGAGCGAAGCGAAAGCACTAAACGCGAAACAAAGAAGTTCAAATCGGCGTCGTTTCATGATCGATCCATCGATGGGAGAACTTGCGACCATATACAAGCCGGGATGGACAGTTCAACCATCGATGTTGAAAAGCGCGACGACAAACATATTCAAATGCTTACATCGAGCTGACGGGTGTTACTCGTTGTTTCGATGGTCGGAAAGAAGAGAAATCATCTTCACATTCGTGAAATAAAACAGCAAAACCTTTCACAACGCAGAATCTTTCATGAATATGTAGACGGGGATCACAATTTTTCGCGAATAAGTCGCAAGATTTAACAACTTATTCGTACTTGACTGATAGCTTCTCCGACGCTGTCGTCACAGCGGAATTGAATGTGGCGTCGGTGCATGTGCGGTTAAAGAACAGCCCAGGGGGGCATGTGCTTCATCAACCCGACTTGTCTCGTCATGGACGAGCACTCACGAGCGTTAGGGGAAGTCCGATGAATCACCGTAGTAAGCAATCGTTTCGTATCCGTCAACGCGGGCAGGGCATGACGGAATACATCATTATTACCGCCCTGATTGCCATTGCTGCTATTGCAGCCGTCACCTATTTTGGTCACACGGTACGCGCCCAGGTTGGCGGTATGGCGCACGAATTATCTGGCACTGATGCAACGCCAGATATCAATAATGCGAAGTCGGCCGCCGGCAAGGCTTCGACGCAGGGTTCGAAAGACAAGACACTCAACAGTTACGACAACCAAGTAACTGGCACGGGCGGCTAAACCGCTCAATCCCTGAGATGTTAGCAAGTGTGCGGTACCCCGCAGGTGCCGCACATTCCAATCGATTTGCCCAAATAAGCTGATTTTTCAGCTAAACGGGCATGTTGGGGTGTGTGCCATGAACGGATGGAATCGACGTGCGCAACCATGCGCGCGAAGGGTGGCTGCATGCGTAGCTGTCCGCGCTCACGCGCGAGGGCAGCTTTTGTTGTCGCGTAAAGCTACGGGACAGGCGTTGATCCTTGTCGTCGTAAGTTTGCTGGTGCTGTGCCTTGGCCTGGTGGTGTTGTTCGACACCGGCCAAGTGGTCACCAAGAAAGTGCAATTGGTCAACACAGCCGATGCGGCTGCCTATAGCGCAGCGGTACAGGAAGCACGTGCGCTCAACGTGATTGCATACATGAATCGCGCGTCCGTCGCCAACGAAGTGGCGATGGCGCAAATGGTGAGCTGGTATTCGTGGACGAACTTCGCGATCAGCGCGACCGATCACATGAAGGATGCCTTGCAGGTCATTGCCATCGTGACCATATTCTTCGGCGTGGGCGAGGTGATTGAAGGCGCAGTGGAAGCTTTGCAGGAAGCCAAGACTGGCCTCGAAGAAGGCCGCAATGTCGAGCAAGAGTTGTTCGATGCCGCGGCTATGGCGGTCGCAGATCTCAATGGCGTCTACGCCGACATGTCTGAAGTGGTGGCCGTGGGTGCTGCCGCCGATGCCTCAAACGTGGCGCGCAATGTCGTTACGCTCAACGACTCGCAAGCGTCGATTCCCACAATGGGAATTGGCATTCTTGCGCAGGACACGCTTGCCGCGAGCGCGTATGTGACCCGCTACACGATTCCCAGCAACGGTAGTTCAGGGAACGCCGGTGCAGAGCGTCTGAAAAATGTGGTGATGGAGGCGCGCGACCCCTTTTCGCGGCAGCGCGATGGTTCCTTCCTGTTTGGATGGATCAAGAAGTATGGTGGTACCGATCTGGCCAACTATCACAGTTGGGTAGGTTTGGACACGCTCGACATCGAATTCACCTGTCCTGCGTTCATTTGTGGGCTTACCGGATTTCCGCCGCATGAGGTGAAATTCGACACGCCCATTGCGTGGGGCGGTGGCGCGGGCGTCGACAATGTTGCCGCGTCGTTCTCGTCGCTTGCGCGCCAAGATCCAGGCTGGTCCGGACCCTATCAGGGCAACGATCCGCAATA from Dyella caseinilytica includes these protein-coding regions:
- a CDS encoding pilus assembly protein TadG-related protein; this encodes MSRKATGQALILVVVSLLVLCLGLVVLFDTGQVVTKKVQLVNTADAAAYSAAVQEARALNVIAYMNRASVANEVAMAQMVSWYSWTNFAISATDHMKDALQVIAIVTIFFGVGEVIEGAVEALQEAKTGLEEGRNVEQELFDAAAMAVADLNGVYADMSEVVAVGAAADASNVARNVVTLNDSQASIPTMGIGILAQDTLAASAYVTRYTIPSNGSSGNAGAERLKNVVMEARDPFSRQRDGSFLFGWIKKYGGTDLANYHSWVGLDTLDIEFTCPAFICGLTGFPPHEVKFDTPIAWGGGAGVDNVAASFSSLARQDPGWSGPYQGNDPQYATNQRYAPYSGALSNGEASGLALSQPTEDGEPWIKPFFETPGATVGLPDYNDILANKATVPYDNGKSASANGVSVMDEGPIFTVLVAQAMNTVQTSSNVSGIGGPPDFQTTDQAVSNGITAMASAQTYFSRPRSLFPRLTDPEREIGSLFSPYWQARLIDTKCTIRQEVAISNGAGAPCI